DNA sequence from the Sardina pilchardus chromosome 23, fSarPil1.1, whole genome shotgun sequence genome:
CTGACAGGATGACAATAGTCCATATTATTATATATGCAATCTCAGCCTAATTTCATagcagggactgtgtgtgtgtgtgtgtgtgtgtgtgagctccctGTGTATCAAAGCCAGgattgattttgttgttgttgttgttgttgttgttgtgtgtttgtatgtgtgtgtatgtgtctctgtgtgtgtttgtaagtgagtatgtgtatgtttgtgattgaggtgattgagtgtgtttgaTGCATGTGCGTTTGagtaagagagccagcgtgtgtgtgcgtgtgtgggtgtttgtaagtgattccgtgtgtgtgtgtgtgtgtgtgtgtgtgtgtgtgtgtgctttctgtaTCCACAGGtagcactctccatctctccctgctGTTCTCTCCTGCTGGCCGTAAACTGCTCGCTGCTCCCTGCAGAGTTGAGCTTCACCCACTCCACTCACGCCAGCCAGAGACCACTGTTTGCTCTCACCATCTCAACACTTGGCTGCGCTGATCGCTTACACTGTGAAATGACCTGTGATATCCCATCTTTTTGTTAGTGTGTTTAGTCACCTGCGAGTGCTGGCGGTGATTTATTGTATTTGTACTGTAGGAGCCAACGATCACCTGGACCCTGACTACGGCATTGTCTACATGATCGGgttcaattatgtaaaaatgGTCACGCACCAGTTAATCTGGCCAAGTTGTCATGCCATTCCCAATAAGATGAATGTTCCTTTATTTAGCAAGACTTTTGTCTGATTCGTACAgctactgccatctagtggctaTCTTTGGTAATCAAAGGGTAAAGAAAATATAATCTAACACAGTACAGACAAAATGTACTAATAACAATGTCCTGTTCACCATCAACATTGACTGACACGTACACCGACAGGAGATGTAAATGTCAGAtgtaaatatttgttttattttgcagTTTTTGGGAAGGTATTTGGAGTTCATTTGAAGCGAGTTTGGAGAGACCTCGGCGCAGACATTTAATTTCACGGGTGACTGCCTCGTCCCAGCCCGATGCACAACTCTCTGCATATGAGTTTGAGAAATGTACCGATACtcgaaaaaaataaaaaataaagactGTGATGCATGTAGTGTGATTTGAAGGAGTAAACTTTATAAGGCACCAACTCTTACAGGCAAGACAGGGAAAAGATTCACTAGTTCCTGAAGTTGTCAGTCATGGGTACATAGGCCtagcatatttttttcccctctgaaaTTGCTAAATGTTGCTCTATTTGTGTCATTCTTGTGTGGACTGTAAATACAAACATAGAAGAATAGCATTTAGCATAACAGGGAATGAGATAATCACACATGAATCAAATGCATTTAAATGAATCAAATTAATTTACAGTAATGAAATGaaagctggagaggagagatgtgtcTCTATCACCATCTGCTGGAGAAAATGAGGTGGTGCCGTATAAAGCTTGAGGCAGCTTATTCCCAcctaacctacagtacatatgggAGACAATGATCAATGACATAAACCAATGAAAACGCATCCTTTTTCCATAATGGTAAATGATTACATGGCCTGTTATGATGAtggtgaggatttttatttaaaCATAACCTTTATTTAAAAGGTTTTATTGCTGTTTAAAAGATGCCCATAGCCTCCACTTAATGCCCCTAAAGAGCATCTATACGTTTCCCCTAAACAGCCAGCAGCACTAATGCACATAATGTTTCTTCTGCTTCAGATTTCAGCCTTCGACGGAGCACTCAGCTGCTTAGCACAAACTCTAAATGGCTACATTTTAAATGGTAAATCGCTAGACCGATGCAATAAACTGGAATATATTTCTTTGGGCTCCTCATACAAGATAAAGGATATTATGTTTCAAATGCTTAACACTGAAACAAGGTAATACATTCTTGCTTGCAGGCATTTTCGTAAAATGTTCGTAACATTTTTAACAACCCACATGCATGCTGATTTTTGATTTAGGCATTGATGTAAATGTTTCAAACATAGCAATCATTTGGCATAAAATTATTTCTTAATAGTtttcatcccatctctctctctctctctctctctctttctctctctctctctctctctctctctctctctctctctctctctctctctttctcttactctttctctctgtgagcTAGTCACCGATAACATTTGAGCTCACTTGGGAAACATTCCTTGGATTGTATTCTAGCTCTGAGTAGCCTTTAGGTTGGTGCCAGCGAGTGCATAAAGGCAGAAAGGAGCAGGGCCTCtctgggggggagtggggggggggggtctgtgtctGGGGTGGCAGGCTGTCCTCACATGCCCTCTCCCGAGGCTTCCGAAGCTCTCCGCTACGCCCGCAGGGGTTGTGGgttgtgtgggttgtgtgtgtgtgtgtgtgtgtgtggtggggggggtgatcAGAGTAAACTGGAGGATTCCAAGAAGTGCTTTAGGATGATGACACAGACGAAGGTAAAAGAGAGACACGGAACGATGAGTGAGactgaggaaagagaaagagagagagaacgagagagagagaatgagagagagagggagaacgagagagagaggagagagagtgatataaaGAGAGTAAATATTGGATGGAgatgggtgggtgagggtgCGGGCTGAGGGGTTgcgagggcagagagagagagtgataaaatAAAGAGGATAatggaaaaaagaggagagaaataataagagagggagagagaaagaactaaagaaagagaagagtgaaATAGAGAGGGAATGGCCCTGACAGGAGGAGCCGGTAGGGGCTGTAATGAAATAAAGCGAGTGACGGGCATAAATCAGACGGCTCCATGCAAGTGTCCAGCACCTGAAGCGGACCTCTCAGACCCCCATCGCTGGGCAGGAGGCGGGCGGGCCAGAGGCCAGCCAATCAGGGCGCAGGCTGGCGCGGAGTCCGTGGCCGAGCTCCAGAGGGTGAGTCAGCCGCCTGGCGCACCTTTGCGGCGCAGCGAGAGGCGGGGACGCATCGCCGTGCCGACGGGCCGTGACCCGTCGCCATGGAAACGTGATCTCTccgagggtgggagggggttggggggtggggagtttggcagtgtgtgtgagagagagagtgcatgaggtgagagagagaggaggagagacagacgcTTCTAGCTCAGGTGTGGCCTTTagcaaggaaacacacacacacacacacatgcacagctaaAACATGCAGAGTTTTgtgtgtcacgtgtgtgtgtgtgtgtgtgtgtgtgtgagagagagagagagagaaagttgaaCTGCCAGCGACACCATCATCCTGTAATAAATGTGTTTACATTACTGTTTTGATCCTTCCACATGGAGAGCACTGCATTAGCTCTTGTGATCAGTAGCTAAGAGTGACACTTGATTAGGGATGATCACTTCCTAGCAGGAAATCAGACAGAAGGATCAAATTACCAATCAGTGCACACCAACATTTCCCCAGTGATCAAGTCATCATGTTTGGGTAAAATTATAATTAGGTGTTCCTGCAATAACAGTCCTCCAATTTTAAAAGGAAGACCAAAGATGAATTGTCCTCCTTCAATGTGTTCTTGTACATTTAATTTTGATAATTCTTTTGACATTCTCTTtccttcactctttctttctttctttcgttcactctttctttcttttctctcttttttctttctgtctttctctctttctgtatttcttctctttctctctctctctctctctctgtgggcttGAAGGGATGACTGTGGCTCTGCTCCTTCCCTGTGCTAGTCAATGGCAGCATGTGACAGGGCGTGTCTGACTGCACAGCATAGAGCCAGCGCTGTTTGTTGGTGTAGTATCCCATCATCCTTTGCTCCCACTCATCATATGTCTCTCACAAAGGATGCAGATTCACTGTCCCCTAACAACAACAATGCCACTCTTCTTCCCTTTGGAAGACACTGGATCAAATGGCTTCAGGTTAAAGAGACAGGATAGAATAGATAAAGGCAAAGCTTTGAGTTGAACATTAAAGGGGTGGACAccccgccacccccacccctacacacacacgcacacacacacacacacacacacacacacacacacacacacacacacacacacacacacacacacacacacgcacacacatttcatactTTATAGTAGATTCATTCATCATTTCATTTTTGCCTATGGAATGGATAACCTTCACAGTTTCACAGCTGAACCTTCAGGACATCTGCCTTCAGATATACcaaacacactctgtctctgccATTCAGCAGTCTCCCACTCCTGTTCTGTCATATCCTTGAATTTATTTTTCTAAAGAGATAacggagaaaggagagagaaaaaagggagagagagaaactagtctgagaagagagaagacTTTTTGAAATGATGTATTATTGATTTGCCAGATGGTTTTTGACTGTCACATGACCGCAACAAGATACACCAATGCatttcatttacacacacacacaggcccactgtCTCTGTGTCAACAACAGATTTGTCTGTTGTCCTACGTATGTGAGATGGATTTACCGAGGGACAAAGAGGCATTTATCACTGCTGTAAAGAGAAGAAATCACTTTCACTACGTCCCTCCCTGACTGGAGTGAAAATCAGGGGCCCAAGAAGCcgaggaagaaagagggggacAAAGAAAGAATCAGAGAAACCAGAGAAAGAATCTCTTTCTTCGTCTGGCTCTTtgttcactttctttttttttggttttgttttcttttgttacCCCTTCCTGTACCCCGAACACTACCACTGcatttgattctttttttttttttttttagaaaaatctGCATAATATGTCTCTGTGCAAGGATAGAGAAAATCTTTCCACCATCATTTAACAACTTTAGAAAAATAATGCTTTTTCCCGAACAGTGCAATGACAATGTCAAGCAAAGCATGATCAATACCTTTTGACACACTCGTACATCGCGATGATCAATtctctgtttgtgagtgtacgGAACTCATTTTTGGACCTGTCAGTACATCGATCATCTCATTCCAAAAAAAGATACCCACGCAATCGATCGCCCACGGGGTACTCGGTGATAACGACAGAGCGCGGCAAACAACGCTAGCGCGTTTAGCATTTCGGAAAGGGCTCCTGGAGCTGTTTAGCAGTCTGCTAGCGGCCAGCGCGCACGTCTGGCCAACTGGGCAGGAGAAAAGGCATCTTCATTAACATGCGCTGCCATCCATTTCCTCTCAAACGGCCCATTGTTGCTAAAGGGGGGTTGCCTGACAACCAAACGTTTGTTTGCATTGTGGCCACCAGCACTTGCTGGGAGATCAAAAGCAAAGAGGCAAATGTACACAAACGGCGCTCTTTACGTTTAACCGCGCGAGCTATATAAATTGCACCCCGGGAATGGTGAAGGGGTGTCGGAGGAGGAGTATGTAGGAATTCCACTTCAGTCGGCATTGTGGTGTCGATTTTTGGAATTCCCTTTTGGTTGCTTAAGGCTGGCTCACCTTTGGAGAAGAAATATCTCCCCCGATTTAAACATGCCCTTGGGCTAGCAATACATTTGGATTTGGATTTAGGGATGAAGTTATTCTAATATATACAGAAACTAAATTAGACTGTAAGAGTTATCGGGGGCTATCACATGGTATCAGAAAGATCAGAAAaacactttaaacacacacacccacacacacacacacacacaccacacacacacacagaaacacacacacacacacacacacacacacacacacacacgccccaacATAAGATTAAACACATATGTCCCAGATTGTAGTCTGTAGTATGACAGGAGGGCGGCGTGCCTCGTCAATAGCCCTCCTTGTGTTGCCCGTGCAGTGGAGTGAGACCGGGGTCAGGTGCCCATTGGCCAGGCCGCCGGACTGGCAGCACCCATGATGCCCAGGCTCTACCCCTCCAGCGCTGCCCTATAAAAGCCTGCCCCTGCCTCTCCCTTCACCCGCTGCCCGCTGCCCTCCCTCAACCCCTCGGCACCACTCGCTCTGCTGCGCCACACTGGTAAGTCAAGATGAGTTAGCACTCGGCCAAGGAATGTAATTAAACGGTCAGCTCTGTCCATAGCTAATGCGCTGTCGGTAAACTTATGTGTCCTGCATTATGTATGCCTTCTCCATTGACTACGTGCTCTGCATCGAATCTGTACAGTAGTTATGAATGGTTATACTTCACATAGAGAGACCGATTAGATAGATTATATTAGGCGATAACTTATTGtcaaacatgtctgaaagtTTTCTCGCGTCCGCAGCGTGAACAGCTAACTTCTGATGACATTATACGTTCCCGTTGGGGTCATGACACGGGCTATTTATGGTTTCAGCTTTGGACTCTTCACCATGAGTGACCTGGAGAACGCCATGGCAACCATCATCGAGGTTTTCCATAAGTACTCGGAGAAGGAAGGAGACAAGCACAAGCTGAAGAAGAGCGAGCTGAAGGACCTGATCACCAACGAGTTCCCGTCCTTCTCAgaggtgagtcacacacacatacacacacacacacacacacacacacacacacacacacatacacacacacacacacacacacacacacacacacacacacacacacacacactctctctcactcacacacacacacacgcacacacacaacaaacacacctacaacaaacacacccacacacacccacccacccacaaacacacacacacacacacacacacacacacacacacacacacacacacacacacacacacacacacacacacacaatatgcacatgcacacacacacaaaagatacaCATAGCCAAACTGATTTTAACACCTAGACAACTTGACATACATGTTTAGCCACAGGAAAAAGAGGGTGAAAAAAGAttgaaaacatactgtagctaattcacagacacacacacacacacacacgcacacacacacacacacacacacacacacacatactcacatactcacaaacacacacacacgcacacacacacacacacacacacacacacagacacacacacacacacacacacacacacacacacacacacacagctgattcaTCTGCTTATCCccttggtctgtctgtctgtccggcAGCAAGTGAAGGACCAGGCCACCATGGACAGTCTCATGGAGAGCTTGGACGCGGACGGAGACTCCGAGTGCGACTTCCAGGAGTTTATGACTTTCATCACCATGGTTACCGTCTGTTGCCATGAGTTCTTTGAGCTGCACGAAGACGAATAAGGGGGGAACCCGAGAGAGCGCAGCGGAGCTAGAACACACAAGGGGGATAGTTTTACGTGAGACACACAGCATGTAATGTAcggctttcttctcctctcatttcaACTCTGTCCGCATTATACTGTTTCTCTAAAGCGTCTTGCTCTGGTTCCTAGCATTTTGTGCTTAGTTCATTCTAGATGTAGATGAAtttttgagggtttttttctctctttttttggtcCCTTAATTTATAATGAGTGtttttttgattgtttgttcATCATGACAATGAAATGACCTTAAACACTGCTTCTTCAATCTAAGTTACAGCCCACCATCTTGTGACCGTTCTCACATCCAGTGCAAATTCtccaatgcacacatacaaaaaaaattgtatTGTACTGTTCGCTCCCAGTCAGTTCGGCTGACTGAAATTTACATTTCTATAAGACCACATTTCATTTGTTGTCGCCTTCAATTGATTATTTCATTTCCTGTTTCTGTCACCTACAACAATGGATGGCGGCCATGAAAGAGTCTAGTGTATTCATCCCTTTTACCGAGAGAAGTCTGAGTATGGTGGGTTGGGACAGCCAAAGTTTTCATTCTGATAGTGAAGTCGGTCGCACTTTGCTCTAATAGTCTCCTATAGAGATGTTCAGACGCTCCCACGTAAACGAACTATGTGTTGGGGTGGGTTTGGTTGAGGTGAACTTGAGGTGAACAAAGCAATTCAACAAGATGTTTTGAAGCATTGGAGCATCTGCTAAGACTCTGTAGGCAGACTGTCCAAGTAAAGTGCTACTGTGAAGTCCGTGCTGTGCTGCATGTATGTTGAAATTCATTCTGTtacgggggaaaaaaactgtctGACATTGAGGGTATGACACCATAAGACATCACTCCTAGCCACATTTGATTCCATTTTGACACCTTTGAGAAGCCATATTGTCAAACATGCCACGTTTCTGAtcaaaacaatgacaacaacaacaacaacaagatgaCTACTTCAACCTGTACATAAATAAAACCTAAAAATACGTTTTTCAAAGGCAATTATAGCTCATACATTTAACCAAATGTGTAGCGGAGAAAAATCAGTGTGTCCTCTGGTGAAACATGGCGCAGCACTGGTGTTTGTTCTGCCCAATCTGAAGTCGAGAGTGGACTGCTCGGAATGCTGAATGACAAAAACATGTAATGAGGAAATGCTGCTATGTGTTGTGAAGACACTGAATAAAGTCGTTGGCAGAATCGAGGTTCCCTCTCTTGTTTCCTTGTCCTGTTGGAAGCCTCCGGAAAAGAAACAGTAAGCCAATGCCACCATGAAGCCCGGGTGTCACTAGACCCAAACCTCTCCTGGGGCACAGTCATGATGATaatgatcataataataataacaataatactactactactactactactactaacatgtagataaaaacataaaaaggagttaaaacataaacataaaaggAGTTAAAAATCTTAACTTATTTACTGGGACACAGCAGTTCAATACTGGGGTATTTGCCCCAGTAACAGGGTCTAGTGAT
Encoded proteins:
- the s100b gene encoding protein S100-B codes for the protein MSDLENAMATIIEVFHKYSEKEGDKHKLKKSELKDLITNEFPSFSEQVKDQATMDSLMESLDADGDSECDFQEFMTFITMVTVCCHEFFELHEDE